A portion of the Homo sapiens chromosome 16, GRCh38.p14 Primary Assembly genome contains these proteins:
- the ATXN2L gene encoding ataxin-2-like protein isoform 28 (isoform 28 is encoded by transcript variant 34), protein MLKPQPLQQPSQPQQPPPTQQAVARRPPGGTSPPNGGLPGPLATSAAPPGPPAAASPCLGPVAAAGSGLRRGAEGILAPQPPPPQQHQERPGAAAIGSARGQSTGKGPPQSPVFEGVYNNSRMLHFLTAVVGSTCDVKVKNGTTYEGIFKTLSSKFELAVDAVHRKASEPAGGPRREDIVDTMVFKPSDVMLVHFRNVDFNYATKDKFTDSAIAMNSKVNGEHKEKVLQRWEGGDSNSDDYDLESDMSNGWDPNEMFKFNEENYGVKTTYDSSLSSYTVPLEKDNSEEFRQRELRAAQLAREIESSPQYRLRIAMENDDGRTEEEKHSAVQRQGSGRESPSLASREGKYIPLPQRVREGPRGGVRCSSSRGGRPGLSSLPPRGPHHLDNSSPGPGSEARGINGGPSRMSPKAQRPLRGAKTLSSPSNRPSGETSVPPPPAVGRMYPPRSPKSAAPAPISASCPEPPIGSAVPTSSASIPVTSSVSDPGVGSISPASPKISLAPTDVKELSTKEPGRTLEPQELARIAGKVPGLQNEQKRFQLEELRKFGAQFKLQPSSSPENSLDPFPPRILKEEPKGKEKEVDGLLTSEPMGSPVSSKTESVSDKEDKPPLAPSGGTEGPEQPPPPCPSQTGSPPVGLIKGEDKDEGPVAEQVKKSTLNPNAKEFNPTKPLLSVNKSTSTPTSPGPRTHSTPSIPVLTAGQSGLYSPQYISYIPQIHMGPAVQAPQMYPYPVSNSVPGQQGKYRGAKGSLPPQRSDQHQPASAPPMMQAAAAAGPPLVAATPYSSYIPYNPQQFPGQPAMMQPMAHYPSQPVFAPMLQSNPRMLTSGSHPQAIVSSSTPQYPSAEQPTPQALYATVHQSYPHHATQLHAHQPQPATTPTGSQPQSQHAAPSPVQQHQAGQAPHLGSGQPQQNLYHPGALTGTPPSLPPGPSAQSPQSSFPQPAAVYAIHHQQLPHGFTNMAHVTQAHVQTGITAAPPPHPGAPHPPQVMLLHPPQSHGGPPQGAVPQSGVPALSASTPSPYPYIGHPQVQSHPSQQLPFHPPGN, encoded by the exons ATGTTGAAGCCTCAGCCGCTACAACAGccctcccagccccagcagcCGCCCCCCACGCAACAGGCCGTGGCCCGTCGGCCCCCCGGGGGCACCAGCCCTCCCAACGGCGGCCTCCCGGGGCCGCTGGCCACCTCTGCGGCTCCTCCCGGGCCTCCAGCGGCCGCCTCCCCCTGCCTGGGGCCTGTGGCCGCTGCCGGGAGCGGGCTCCGCCGGGGAGCCGAAGGCATCTTGgcgccgcagccgccgccgccgcagcaaCACCAGGAGAGGCCGGGGGCAGCCGCCATCGGCAGCGCCAG ggGACAGAGCACAGGAAAGGGACCCCCACAGTCACCT GTGTTTGAAGGCGTCTACAACAATTCCAGAATGCTGCATTTCCTTACAGCTGTTGTG GGCTCCACTTGTGATGTAAAGGTGAAAAATGGTACCACTTATGAGGGTATCTTCAAGACGCTAAGCTCAAAG TTTGAACTAGCCGTGGATGCTGTGCACCGGAAAGCATCTGAGCCAGCAGGTGGCCCTCGTCGGGAGGACATTGTGGACACCATGGTGTTTAAGCCAAGTGATGTCATGCTTGTTCACTTCCGAAATGTTGACTTCAACTATGCTACTAAAG ACAAGTTCACCGATTCAGCCATTGCCATGAACTCGAAAGTGAATGGGGAACACAAAGAGAAGGTGCTTCAGCGCTGGGAGGGGGGTGACAGCAACAGCGACGACTATGACCTCGAGTCTGACATG tccAATGGATGGGACCCCAATGAAATGTTCAAGTTCAATGAGGAGAACTACGGTGTGAAGACTACCTATGATAGCAGTCTTTCTTCTTATAC GGTGCCCTTAGAAAAGGACAACTCAGAAGAGTTTCGTCAGCGAGAGCTGCGTGCGGCCCAGTTGGCTCGAGAGATTGAATCAAGCCCCCAGTACCGCCTACGGATCGCCATGGAGAACGACGATGGGCGCACTGAAGAGGAGAAGCACAGTGCAGTCCAGCGGCAGGGCTCAGGGCGGGAGAGCCCCAGCTTGGCATCCAG GGAGGGGAAGTATATCCCTCTGCCTCAACGAGTCCGGGAAGGTCCCCGGGGAGGAGTTCGATGCAGCAGCTCTCGGGGCGGTCGGCCTGGCCTTAGCTCTTTGCCACCTCGTGGCCCTCACCATCTGGACAACAGCAGCCCTGGCCCAGGTTCTGAGGCCCGTGGTATCAATGGAG gcCCTTCCCGCATGTCCCCAAAGGCACAACGGCCTCTGAGAGGTGCCAAGACTCTGTCTTCGCCCAGTAATAGGCCTTCTGGAGAAACTTCTGTTCCACCTCCTCCTGCAG TGGGCCGGATGTATCCCCCGCGTTCTCCCAAGTCTGCTGCCCCTGCCCCAATCTCAGCTTCCTGTCCAGAGCCTCCCATCGGCTCGGCAGTGCCAACCTCTTCAGCCTCCATCCCTGTGACCTCATCAGTCTCAGATCCTGGAGTGGGCTCCATTTCTCCAGCTTCTCCAAAGATCTCCCTGGCCCCCACAGATG TAAAAGAACTCTCTACCAAGGAACCTGGGAGAACTCTGGAGCCCCAGGAGCTGGCTCGGATAGCTGGGAAAG TCCCTGGTCTTCAGAATGAACAGAAACGATTCCAACTGGAAGAACTGAGAAAGTTTGGGGCCCAGTTTAAG CTTCAGCCCAGTAGCTCCCCTGAGAACAGCCTGGATCCTTTTCCTCCCCGGATCTTAAAGGAGGAGcccaaaggaaaggagaaagaggttgatgGTCTGTTGACTTCAGAGCCCATGGGGTCTCCCGTCTCCTCCAAGACAGAGTCCGTATCGGATAAGGAGGACAAACCACCCCTGGCACCATCAGGAGGCACTGAGGGGCCAGAGCAGCCCCCACCACCTTGTCCAAGCCAAACTGGCAGCCCCCCGGTGGGCCTCATCAAGGGAGAAGACAAAGATGAGGGCCCTGTTGCTGA ACAAGTAAAGAAATCAACGTTGAACCCTAATGCTAAGGAGTTCAATCCTACAAAGCCTCTGCTGTCTGTG AATAAATCCACCAGTACCCCAACTTCTCCGGGGCCCCGGACTCATTCAACTCCCTCCATCCCGGTGCTGACAGCAGGCCAGAGTGGGCTATACAGCCCCCAGTACATCTCCTACATACCTCAGATCCACATGGGACCAGCTGTGCAG GCACCTCAGATGTATCCATATCCTGTATCCAATTCAGTGCCTGGGCAGCAGGGCAAGTACCGGGGAGCAAAAG gcTCCCTTCCTCCGCAGCGCTCGGACCAACACCAGCCAGCCTCAGCCCCGCCGATGATGCAGGCCGCCGCGGCTGCTGGCCCGCCTCTGGTGGCTGCCACGCCCTATTCTTCCTACATCCCCTACAACCCTCAGCAGTTCCCAGGCCAGCCAGCCATGATGCAGCCCATGGCCCACTACCCCTCACAG CCGGTGTTTGCCCCCATGCTTCAGAGCAACCCACGCATGCTGACGTCGGGCAGCCATCCCCAGGCCATCGTGTCATCCTCTACCCCTCAGTACCCTTCTGCAGAGCAGCCTACCCCCCAAGCCCTTTATG CCACTGTTCACCAGTCCTACCCACACCATGCCACACAGCTCCATGCCCACCAGCCGCAGCCGGCTACCACGCCTACTGGAAGCCAGCCGCAGTCCCAGCATGCGGCCCCCAGTCCTGTCCAG CAGCATCAGGCGGGGCAGGCCCCACACTTGGGCAGTGGACAGCCACAGCAGAATCTGTACCACCCAGGGGCCCTGACAGGCACGCCGCCCTCTCTGCCACCGGGACCTTCTGCCCAGTCCCCTCAGAGCAGCTTCCCCCAGCCAGCCGCTGTGTATGCCATCCACCACCAGCAGCTGCCCCACGGCTtcaccaacatggcccatgttACCCAG gCCCATGTCCAAACTGGAATCACAGCAGCCCCGCCCCCTCACCCTGGGGCTCCCCACCCgccccaggtgatgctgctgcaCCCACCCCAGAGTCATGGGGGGCCCCCCCAAGGCGCGGTGCCCCAGAGTGGGGTGCCTGCACTCTCAGCTTCCACACCCTCACCCTACCCCTACATCGGACACCCCCAAG TTCAATCTCATCCCTCCCAGCAGCTCCCCTTCCACCCCCCGGGGAACTGA
- the ATXN2L gene encoding ataxin-2-like protein isoform 12 (isoform 12 is encoded by transcript variant 15) translates to MLKPQPLQQPSQPQQPPPTQQAVARRPPGGTSPPNGGLPGPLATSAAPPGPPAAASPCLGPVAAAGSGLRRGAEGILAPQPPPPQQHQERPGAAAIGSARGQSTGKGPPQSPVFEGVYNNSRMLHFLTAVVGSTCDVKVKNGTTYEGIFKTLSSKFELAVDAVHRKASEPAGGPRREDIVDTMVFKPSDVMLVHFRNVDFNYATKDKFTDSAIAMNSKVNGEHKEKVLQRWEGGDSNSDDYDLESDMSNGWDPNEMFKFNEENYGVKTTYDSSLSSYTVPLEKDNSEEFRQRELRAAQLAREIESSPQYRLRIAMENDDGRTEEEKHSAVQRQGSGRESPSLASREGKYIPLPQRVREGPRGGVRCSSSRGGRPGLSSLPPRGPHHLDNSSPGPGSEARGINGGPSRMSPKAQRPLRGAKTLSSPSNRPSGETSVPPPPAVGRMYPPRSPKSAAPAPISASCPEPPIGSAVPTSSASIPVTSSVSDPGVGSISPASPKISLAPTDVKELSTKEPGRTLEPQELARIAGKVPGLQNEQKRFQLEELRKFGAQFKLQPSSSPENSLDPFPPRILKEEPKGKEKEVDGLLTSEPMGSPVSSKTESVSDKEDKPPLAPSGGTEGPEQPPPPCPSQTGSPPVGLIKGEDKDEGPVAEQVKKSTLNPNAKEFNPTKPLLSVNKSTSTPTSPGPRTHSTPSIPVLTAGQSGLYSPQYISYIPQIHMGPAVQAPQMYPYPVSNSVPGQQGKYRGAKGSLPPQRSDQHQPASAPPMMQAAAAAGPPLVAATPYSSYIPYNPQQFPGQPAMMQPMAHYPSQPVFAPMLQSNPRMLTSGSHPQAIVSSSTPQYPSAEQPTPQALYATVHQSYPHHATQLHAHQPQPATTPTGSQPQSQHAAPSPVQQHQAGQAPHLGSGQPQQNLYHPGALTGTPPSLPPGPSAQSPQSSFPQPAAVYAIHHQQLPHGFTNMAHVTQAHVQTGITAAPPPHPGAPHPPQVMLLHPPQSHGGPPQGAVPQSGVPALSASTPSPYPYIGHPQVCRVGRSHSRRRQGLAPGSVLCFPPSSLSCDPAAPLPTASPALSDPDCLLT, encoded by the exons ATGTTGAAGCCTCAGCCGCTACAACAGccctcccagccccagcagcCGCCCCCCACGCAACAGGCCGTGGCCCGTCGGCCCCCCGGGGGCACCAGCCCTCCCAACGGCGGCCTCCCGGGGCCGCTGGCCACCTCTGCGGCTCCTCCCGGGCCTCCAGCGGCCGCCTCCCCCTGCCTGGGGCCTGTGGCCGCTGCCGGGAGCGGGCTCCGCCGGGGAGCCGAAGGCATCTTGgcgccgcagccgccgccgccgcagcaaCACCAGGAGAGGCCGGGGGCAGCCGCCATCGGCAGCGCCAG ggGACAGAGCACAGGAAAGGGACCCCCACAGTCACCT GTGTTTGAAGGCGTCTACAACAATTCCAGAATGCTGCATTTCCTTACAGCTGTTGTG GGCTCCACTTGTGATGTAAAGGTGAAAAATGGTACCACTTATGAGGGTATCTTCAAGACGCTAAGCTCAAAG TTTGAACTAGCCGTGGATGCTGTGCACCGGAAAGCATCTGAGCCAGCAGGTGGCCCTCGTCGGGAGGACATTGTGGACACCATGGTGTTTAAGCCAAGTGATGTCATGCTTGTTCACTTCCGAAATGTTGACTTCAACTATGCTACTAAAG ACAAGTTCACCGATTCAGCCATTGCCATGAACTCGAAAGTGAATGGGGAACACAAAGAGAAGGTGCTTCAGCGCTGGGAGGGGGGTGACAGCAACAGCGACGACTATGACCTCGAGTCTGACATG tccAATGGATGGGACCCCAATGAAATGTTCAAGTTCAATGAGGAGAACTACGGTGTGAAGACTACCTATGATAGCAGTCTTTCTTCTTATAC GGTGCCCTTAGAAAAGGACAACTCAGAAGAGTTTCGTCAGCGAGAGCTGCGTGCGGCCCAGTTGGCTCGAGAGATTGAATCAAGCCCCCAGTACCGCCTACGGATCGCCATGGAGAACGACGATGGGCGCACTGAAGAGGAGAAGCACAGTGCAGTCCAGCGGCAGGGCTCAGGGCGGGAGAGCCCCAGCTTGGCATCCAG GGAGGGGAAGTATATCCCTCTGCCTCAACGAGTCCGGGAAGGTCCCCGGGGAGGAGTTCGATGCAGCAGCTCTCGGGGCGGTCGGCCTGGCCTTAGCTCTTTGCCACCTCGTGGCCCTCACCATCTGGACAACAGCAGCCCTGGCCCAGGTTCTGAGGCCCGTGGTATCAATGGAG gcCCTTCCCGCATGTCCCCAAAGGCACAACGGCCTCTGAGAGGTGCCAAGACTCTGTCTTCGCCCAGTAATAGGCCTTCTGGAGAAACTTCTGTTCCACCTCCTCCTGCAG TGGGCCGGATGTATCCCCCGCGTTCTCCCAAGTCTGCTGCCCCTGCCCCAATCTCAGCTTCCTGTCCAGAGCCTCCCATCGGCTCGGCAGTGCCAACCTCTTCAGCCTCCATCCCTGTGACCTCATCAGTCTCAGATCCTGGAGTGGGCTCCATTTCTCCAGCTTCTCCAAAGATCTCCCTGGCCCCCACAGATG TAAAAGAACTCTCTACCAAGGAACCTGGGAGAACTCTGGAGCCCCAGGAGCTGGCTCGGATAGCTGGGAAAG TCCCTGGTCTTCAGAATGAACAGAAACGATTCCAACTGGAAGAACTGAGAAAGTTTGGGGCCCAGTTTAAG CTTCAGCCCAGTAGCTCCCCTGAGAACAGCCTGGATCCTTTTCCTCCCCGGATCTTAAAGGAGGAGcccaaaggaaaggagaaagaggttgatgGTCTGTTGACTTCAGAGCCCATGGGGTCTCCCGTCTCCTCCAAGACAGAGTCCGTATCGGATAAGGAGGACAAACCACCCCTGGCACCATCAGGAGGCACTGAGGGGCCAGAGCAGCCCCCACCACCTTGTCCAAGCCAAACTGGCAGCCCCCCGGTGGGCCTCATCAAGGGAGAAGACAAAGATGAGGGCCCTGTTGCTGA ACAAGTAAAGAAATCAACGTTGAACCCTAATGCTAAGGAGTTCAATCCTACAAAGCCTCTGCTGTCTGTG AATAAATCCACCAGTACCCCAACTTCTCCGGGGCCCCGGACTCATTCAACTCCCTCCATCCCGGTGCTGACAGCAGGCCAGAGTGGGCTATACAGCCCCCAGTACATCTCCTACATACCTCAGATCCACATGGGACCAGCTGTGCAG GCACCTCAGATGTATCCATATCCTGTATCCAATTCAGTGCCTGGGCAGCAGGGCAAGTACCGGGGAGCAAAAG gcTCCCTTCCTCCGCAGCGCTCGGACCAACACCAGCCAGCCTCAGCCCCGCCGATGATGCAGGCCGCCGCGGCTGCTGGCCCGCCTCTGGTGGCTGCCACGCCCTATTCTTCCTACATCCCCTACAACCCTCAGCAGTTCCCAGGCCAGCCAGCCATGATGCAGCCCATGGCCCACTACCCCTCACAG CCGGTGTTTGCCCCCATGCTTCAGAGCAACCCACGCATGCTGACGTCGGGCAGCCATCCCCAGGCCATCGTGTCATCCTCTACCCCTCAGTACCCTTCTGCAGAGCAGCCTACCCCCCAAGCCCTTTATG CCACTGTTCACCAGTCCTACCCACACCATGCCACACAGCTCCATGCCCACCAGCCGCAGCCGGCTACCACGCCTACTGGAAGCCAGCCGCAGTCCCAGCATGCGGCCCCCAGTCCTGTCCAG CAGCATCAGGCGGGGCAGGCCCCACACTTGGGCAGTGGACAGCCACAGCAGAATCTGTACCACCCAGGGGCCCTGACAGGCACGCCGCCCTCTCTGCCACCGGGACCTTCTGCCCAGTCCCCTCAGAGCAGCTTCCCCCAGCCAGCCGCTGTGTATGCCATCCACCACCAGCAGCTGCCCCACGGCTtcaccaacatggcccatgttACCCAG gCCCATGTCCAAACTGGAATCACAGCAGCCCCGCCCCCTCACCCTGGGGCTCCCCACCCgccccaggtgatgctgctgcaCCCACCCCAGAGTCATGGGGGGCCCCCCCAAGGCGCGGTGCCCCAGAGTGGGGTGCCTGCACTCTCAGCTTCCACACCCTCACCCTACCCCTACATCGGACACCCCCAAG TATGTAGGGTGGGCAGAAGCCACAGTCGCCGCCGCCAGGGGCTTGCTCCTGGCTCTGTCCTTTGCTTCCCTCCGTCCTCGCTCAGTTGTGATCCAGCAGCccccctccccactgcctcccCAGCTCTCAGTGACCCCGACTGTCTCCTGACTTAG
- the ATXN2L gene encoding ataxin-2-like protein isoform X6 → MLKPQPLQQPSQPQQPPPTQQAVARRPPGGTSPPNGGLPGPLATSAAPPGPPAAASPCLGPVAAAGSGLRRGAEGILAPQPPPPQQHQERPGAAAIGSARGQSTGKGPPQSPVFEGVYNNSRMLHFLTAVVGSTCDVKVKNGTTYEGIFKTLSSKFELAVDAVHRKASEPAGGPRREDIVDTMVFKPSDVMLVHFRNVDFNYATKDKFTDSAIAMNSKVNGEHKEKVLQRWEGGDSNSDDYDLESDMSNGWDPNEMFKFNEENYGVKTTYDSSLSSYTVPLEKDNSEEFRQRELRAAQLAREIESSPQYRLRIAMENDDGRTEEEKHSAVQRQGSGRESPSLASREGKYIPLPQRVREGPRGGVRCSSSRGGRPGLSSLPPRGPHHLDNSSPGPGSEARGINGGPSRMSPKAQRPLRGAKTLSSPSNRPSGETSVPPPPAVGRMYPPRSPKSAAPAPISASCPEPPIGSAVPTSSASIPVTSSVSDPGVGSISPASPKISLAPTDVKELSTKEPGRTLEPQELARIAGKVPGLQNEQKRFQLEELRKFGAQFKLQPSSSPENSLDPFPPRILKEEPKGKEKEVDGLLTSEPMGSPVSSKTESVSDKEDKPPLAPSGGTEGPEQPPPPCPSQTGSPPVGLIKGEDKDEGPVAEQVKKSTLNPNAKEFNPTKPLLSVNKSTSTPTSPGPRTHSTPSIPVLTAGQSGLYSPQYISYIPQIHMGPAVQAPQMYPYPVSNSVPGQQGKYRGAKGSLPPQRSDQHQPASAPPMMQAAAAAGPPLVAATPYSSYIPYNPQQFPGQPAMMQPMAHYPSQPVFAPMLQSNPRMLTSGSHPQAIVSSSTPQYPSAEQPTPQALYATVHQSYPHHATQLHAHQPQPATTPTGSQPQSQHAAPSPVQQHQAGQAPHLGSGQPQQNLYHPGALTGTPPSLPPGPSAQSPQSSFPQPAAVYAIHHQQLPHGFTNMAHVTQAHVQTGITAAPPPHPGAPHPPQVMLLHPPQSHGGPPQGAVPQSGVPALSASTPSPYPYIGHPQALSDPDCLLT, encoded by the exons ATGTTGAAGCCTCAGCCGCTACAACAGccctcccagccccagcagcCGCCCCCCACGCAACAGGCCGTGGCCCGTCGGCCCCCCGGGGGCACCAGCCCTCCCAACGGCGGCCTCCCGGGGCCGCTGGCCACCTCTGCGGCTCCTCCCGGGCCTCCAGCGGCCGCCTCCCCCTGCCTGGGGCCTGTGGCCGCTGCCGGGAGCGGGCTCCGCCGGGGAGCCGAAGGCATCTTGgcgccgcagccgccgccgccgcagcaaCACCAGGAGAGGCCGGGGGCAGCCGCCATCGGCAGCGCCAG ggGACAGAGCACAGGAAAGGGACCCCCACAGTCACCT GTGTTTGAAGGCGTCTACAACAATTCCAGAATGCTGCATTTCCTTACAGCTGTTGTG GGCTCCACTTGTGATGTAAAGGTGAAAAATGGTACCACTTATGAGGGTATCTTCAAGACGCTAAGCTCAAAG TTTGAACTAGCCGTGGATGCTGTGCACCGGAAAGCATCTGAGCCAGCAGGTGGCCCTCGTCGGGAGGACATTGTGGACACCATGGTGTTTAAGCCAAGTGATGTCATGCTTGTTCACTTCCGAAATGTTGACTTCAACTATGCTACTAAAG ACAAGTTCACCGATTCAGCCATTGCCATGAACTCGAAAGTGAATGGGGAACACAAAGAGAAGGTGCTTCAGCGCTGGGAGGGGGGTGACAGCAACAGCGACGACTATGACCTCGAGTCTGACATG tccAATGGATGGGACCCCAATGAAATGTTCAAGTTCAATGAGGAGAACTACGGTGTGAAGACTACCTATGATAGCAGTCTTTCTTCTTATAC GGTGCCCTTAGAAAAGGACAACTCAGAAGAGTTTCGTCAGCGAGAGCTGCGTGCGGCCCAGTTGGCTCGAGAGATTGAATCAAGCCCCCAGTACCGCCTACGGATCGCCATGGAGAACGACGATGGGCGCACTGAAGAGGAGAAGCACAGTGCAGTCCAGCGGCAGGGCTCAGGGCGGGAGAGCCCCAGCTTGGCATCCAG GGAGGGGAAGTATATCCCTCTGCCTCAACGAGTCCGGGAAGGTCCCCGGGGAGGAGTTCGATGCAGCAGCTCTCGGGGCGGTCGGCCTGGCCTTAGCTCTTTGCCACCTCGTGGCCCTCACCATCTGGACAACAGCAGCCCTGGCCCAGGTTCTGAGGCCCGTGGTATCAATGGAG gcCCTTCCCGCATGTCCCCAAAGGCACAACGGCCTCTGAGAGGTGCCAAGACTCTGTCTTCGCCCAGTAATAGGCCTTCTGGAGAAACTTCTGTTCCACCTCCTCCTGCAG TGGGCCGGATGTATCCCCCGCGTTCTCCCAAGTCTGCTGCCCCTGCCCCAATCTCAGCTTCCTGTCCAGAGCCTCCCATCGGCTCGGCAGTGCCAACCTCTTCAGCCTCCATCCCTGTGACCTCATCAGTCTCAGATCCTGGAGTGGGCTCCATTTCTCCAGCTTCTCCAAAGATCTCCCTGGCCCCCACAGATG TAAAAGAACTCTCTACCAAGGAACCTGGGAGAACTCTGGAGCCCCAGGAGCTGGCTCGGATAGCTGGGAAAG TCCCTGGTCTTCAGAATGAACAGAAACGATTCCAACTGGAAGAACTGAGAAAGTTTGGGGCCCAGTTTAAG CTTCAGCCCAGTAGCTCCCCTGAGAACAGCCTGGATCCTTTTCCTCCCCGGATCTTAAAGGAGGAGcccaaaggaaaggagaaagaggttgatgGTCTGTTGACTTCAGAGCCCATGGGGTCTCCCGTCTCCTCCAAGACAGAGTCCGTATCGGATAAGGAGGACAAACCACCCCTGGCACCATCAGGAGGCACTGAGGGGCCAGAGCAGCCCCCACCACCTTGTCCAAGCCAAACTGGCAGCCCCCCGGTGGGCCTCATCAAGGGAGAAGACAAAGATGAGGGCCCTGTTGCTGA ACAAGTAAAGAAATCAACGTTGAACCCTAATGCTAAGGAGTTCAATCCTACAAAGCCTCTGCTGTCTGTG AATAAATCCACCAGTACCCCAACTTCTCCGGGGCCCCGGACTCATTCAACTCCCTCCATCCCGGTGCTGACAGCAGGCCAGAGTGGGCTATACAGCCCCCAGTACATCTCCTACATACCTCAGATCCACATGGGACCAGCTGTGCAG GCACCTCAGATGTATCCATATCCTGTATCCAATTCAGTGCCTGGGCAGCAGGGCAAGTACCGGGGAGCAAAAG gcTCCCTTCCTCCGCAGCGCTCGGACCAACACCAGCCAGCCTCAGCCCCGCCGATGATGCAGGCCGCCGCGGCTGCTGGCCCGCCTCTGGTGGCTGCCACGCCCTATTCTTCCTACATCCCCTACAACCCTCAGCAGTTCCCAGGCCAGCCAGCCATGATGCAGCCCATGGCCCACTACCCCTCACAG CCGGTGTTTGCCCCCATGCTTCAGAGCAACCCACGCATGCTGACGTCGGGCAGCCATCCCCAGGCCATCGTGTCATCCTCTACCCCTCAGTACCCTTCTGCAGAGCAGCCTACCCCCCAAGCCCTTTATG CCACTGTTCACCAGTCCTACCCACACCATGCCACACAGCTCCATGCCCACCAGCCGCAGCCGGCTACCACGCCTACTGGAAGCCAGCCGCAGTCCCAGCATGCGGCCCCCAGTCCTGTCCAG CAGCATCAGGCGGGGCAGGCCCCACACTTGGGCAGTGGACAGCCACAGCAGAATCTGTACCACCCAGGGGCCCTGACAGGCACGCCGCCCTCTCTGCCACCGGGACCTTCTGCCCAGTCCCCTCAGAGCAGCTTCCCCCAGCCAGCCGCTGTGTATGCCATCCACCACCAGCAGCTGCCCCACGGCTtcaccaacatggcccatgttACCCAG gCCCATGTCCAAACTGGAATCACAGCAGCCCCGCCCCCTCACCCTGGGGCTCCCCACCCgccccaggtgatgctgctgcaCCCACCCCAGAGTCATGGGGGGCCCCCCCAAGGCGCGGTGCCCCAGAGTGGGGTGCCTGCACTCTCAGCTTCCACACCCTCACCCTACCCCTACATCGGACACCCCCAAG CTCTCAGTGACCCCGACTGTCTCCTGACTTAG